A window from Citrus sinensis cultivar Valencia sweet orange chromosome 3, DVS_A1.0, whole genome shotgun sequence encodes these proteins:
- the LOC102611445 gene encoding importin subunit beta-1: protein MAMEVTQVLLNAQSIDGTVRKHAEESLKQFQEQNLPSFLLSLSGELANDDKPVDSRKLAGLILKNALDAKEQHRKFELVQRWLSLDANVKTQIKTCLLNTLTSTVADARSTSSQVIAKVAGIELPQKQWPELIVSLLSNVHQLPAHVKQATLETLGYLCEEVSPDVVEQDHVNKILTAVVQGMNASEMNNDVRLAATRALYNALSFAQANFSNDMERDYIMRVVCEATQYAELKIRQAAFECLVSISSTYYEKLAPYMQDIYSITAKAVREDEEPVALQAIEFWSSICDEEIDILEEYGSDFTGNSDIPCFYFIKQALPALVPLLLEILLKQEEDQDQEEGAWNIAMAGGTCLGLVARTVGDDIVPLVIPFIEENIAKPDWRQREAATYAFGSILEGPSPDKLLHIVNVALSFMLSALTKDPNNHVKDTTAWTLGRIFEFLHGSTIGTPIITQANCQQIITVLLQSMKDTPNVAEKACGALYFLAQGYEDVGPSSPLTPFFQEIVQSLLTVTHREDAGESRLRTAAYETLNEVVRSSTDETAPMVLQLVPVIMMELHKTLEGQKLSSDEREKQGELQGLLCGCLQVIIQKLGSSEPTKYVFMQYADQIMGLFLRVFACRSATVHEEAMLAIGALAYAAGLDFAKYMPDFYKYLEMGLQNFEEYQVCAVTVGVVGDICRALEEKILPYCDGIMTQLLKDLSSNQLHRSVKPPIFSCFGDIALAIGENFEKYLMYAMPMLQSAADLSAHTANVDDDMTEYTNSLRNGILEAYSGIFQGFKNSPKTQLLIPYAPHILQFLDSMYMEKDMDELVMKTAIGLLGDLADTLGSNAGSLIQQSLTSKDFLNECLSSKDHMIKESAEWARLAINKAISV from the exons ATGGCAATGGAAGTTACCCAGGTGCTTCTGAATGCACAGTCAATAGATGGAACTGTGCGGAAGCATGCAGAAGAAAGTTTGAAACAGTTTCAGGAGCAAAACCTTCCCAGTTTCTTGCTGTCGCTCTCTGGAGAGTTAGCAAATGATGATAAGCCTGTTGATAGCCGTAAATTGGCAGGTTTGATACTCAAAAATGCCTTGGATGCGAAGGAACAGCACAGAAAATTTGAGCTTGTGCAAAGATGGTTGTCATTGGATGCCAATGTGAAGACCCAGATTAAGACTTGTTTGTTGAACACCCTGACTTCTACAGTAGCTGATGCTAGGTCAACTTCATCTCAAGTTATTGCCAAGGTTGCGGGCATTGAATTGCCACAGAAACAGTGGCCTGAGCTGATAGTCTCACTTTTGTCAAACGTTCACCAACTACCAGCTCATGTTAAGCAAGCCACTTTAGAGACTCTTGGGTATTTGTGCGAGGAAGTCTCTCCTGATGTTGTAGAACAGGatcatgtaaataaaatacttACAGCTGTGGTTCAGGGTATGAATGCTTCTGAGATGAACAATGATGTTAGGCTTGCTGCTACCCGAGCTTTATATAATGCTTTGAGCTTTGCCCAGGCAAATTTTAGCAATGACATGGAACGTGATTATATCATGAGAGTTGTCTGTGAAGCAACACAATACGCAGAATTGAAGATAAGGCAGGCAGCTTTTGAGTGTCTGGTCTCCATTTCATCAACTTATTATGAGAAGTTAGCTCCTTATATGCAGGACATCTATAGCATCACAGCAAAGGCTGTGCGTGAAGATGAAGAACCTGTTGCTCTTCAAGCCATTGAGTTCTGGAGTTCTATTTGTGATGAGGAAATAGATATTCTGGAAGAATATGGGAGTGATTTCACCGGGAACTCTGATATCCCatgcttttactttattaagcAGGCCCTTCCTGCACTTGTCCCATTGCTGTTGGAGATACTCCTCAAGCAAGAGGAGGATCAAGATCAGGAGGAGGGGGCTTGGAATATTGCCATGGCTGGGGGCACCTGCCTTGGTTTGGTTGCACGAACAGTGGGAGATGATATTGTTCCCCTAGTCATCCCATTTATTGAAGAAAACATAGCAAAACCAGATTGGAGGCAGAGGGAGGCAGCAACTTACGCCTTTGGTTCAATCTTGGAGGGTCCTTCACCAGACAAGTTGCTGCATATTGTTAATGTTGCTTTATCCTTCATGCTTAGTGCATTAACAAAGGATCCAAACAACCATGTTAAAGATACTACTGCTTGGACCCTTGGTCGGATTTTTGAATTCCTTCATGGCTCAACCATAGGTACACCAATAATCACCCAGGCAAATTGCCAACAGATAATCACAGTTCTGCTTCAGAGCATGAAGGACACTCCGAATGTTGCTGAGAAGGCCTGTGGTGCTCTCTATTTTCTTGCCCAGGGTTATGAGGACGTGGGCCCATCATCTCCTTTAACACCATTTTTCCAGGAAATTGTTCAGTCTCTCCTTACTGTAACTCACAGAGAAGATGCTGGGGAATCACGATTAAGGACTGCTGCATATGAAACATTGAATGAAGTGGTGAGGAGTTCCACTGATGAAACAGCACCTATGGTGTTGCAACTGGTCCCTGTCATTATGATGGAGCTCCACAAGACTCTTGAAGGGCAGAAGCTTTCATCCGATGAGAGAGAAAAGCAGGGGGAGTTGCAGGGCCTTCTATGTGGGTGCTTACAAGTCATTATTCAGAAGCTAGGATCATCAGAGCCAACTAAGTATGTCTTCATGCAGTATGCAGATCAAATAATGGGACTCTTCTTGAGGGTTTTTGCTTGCAGAAGTGCGACTGTCCATGAGGAGGCCATGCTTGCCATTGGAGCCCTTGCCTACGCAGCTGGCCTTGATTTTGCAAAATACATGCCAGATTTCTACAAATATTTGGAAATGGGTCTTCAGAATTTCGAGGAGTATCAAGTGTGCGCTGTTACGGTCGGTGTGGTAGGGGATATTTGCAGAGCCCTGGAGGAAAAAATTCTGCCTTACTGTGATGGGATTATGACACAACTTCTCAAAGATTTATCAAGCAACCAGCTACACCGTTCTGTGAAGCCGCCTATATTCTCATGCTTTGGTGACATAGCACTTGCAATTGGAGAGAACTTTGAAAAGTACTTGATGTATGCCATGCCCATGCTCCAGAGTGCAGCCGATTTGTCAGCGCACACGGCAAATGTAGACGATGATATGACTGAGTACACCAATTCTCTGAGAAATGGGATTTTGGAGGCATATTCTGGGATTTTCCAAGGGTTTAAGAACTCTCCAAAAACCCAGCTCTTGATTCCATATGCACCCCATATCCTCCAGTTCTTGGATAGCATGTACATGGAAAAAGACAT GGATGAACTGGTCATGAAGACAGCAATCGGGCTTCTTGGAGATCTAGCAGATACACTGGGAAGCAATGCAGGTTCTTTGATTCAGCAGTCGCTTACAAGTAAAGACTTTTTAAATGAGTGTTTATCTTCAAAAGATCATATGATTAAAGAATCTGCTGAATGGGCAAGGTTGGCGATTAATAAGGCCATTTCTGTTTGA